In Phocoena sinus isolate mPhoSin1 chromosome X, mPhoSin1.pri, whole genome shotgun sequence, a genomic segment contains:
- the RTL9 gene encoding retrotransposon Gag-like protein 9 — MADTSIPLHSLRFSNVLTEESVDPQNRETTCSGPTVENRAEVQILHSSVQPMVSSSASDPGGMSTQLMTSPAFDTMAVPLMGAANSGALSPPLMSASDSGTLSPLLMPASDSEALSPLLIPTSDSGMLSPLLMPASDSGTLSPLLSTSEYGLMSPGLMTIPDFGTMSTALMATPDSAETSPLAMPAPSSEATSAPLMLAPDPGEISPLLMPDVNPGVMSPQPMPAPGSEGMSPLQITDEDTEAMSKVLMTALASGEISSLLMSGTDSEAISSLIMSALTSGATSTQPTSTQDSGEMSTQLMSGPDSGVVSSPLTTAPGSGAMSSLFLSVPDAGEMPTLPKPAPDAEAMSPLVMMALTSGGMPTQLMPAQGSGVMSSRLTQNLDSQIVSSPPMRATASGGMSTSPVRASDPGARSTPRMRAPASGNVSTLLKTVPDSAALSTPLMTVATSGAKCTEQMSTTASRAMSTQLATARTSGATSMGFKKVPANGAMSALRMRAPASGTMSTLPSTAPVSETMSTLQMTASASGSVSTAQMRAPVSGAMSVSQRRATASGVTAVPQMRASGALSTPRMTAKASGSMSTLLMRDTASAVMSVPQMRAMASGALSKPLTTSKAAEAMLTQQMTTAASGEISTMLMRDTASGAMSMPQMTDTASAAMSTPLMRAPASGDMSTPQMTAAASGTVSTPLMRAPGPGAMPMTLMRSTASGKMPSQPMSAQDFGGMSMSLRRSMTSGGMSLLQMQAPASELISTPKMRAPAFGAVSTPLMRASDPGEMSTLLTRASSSGEMSPALTRPPASGEIATPLRAPAYGAMSTPQKTATASGMMSKPQMRAPVSGEISTSLMRSTASGVMSMPQMTAAASGGVSMPLMRAPASRATSTTQMMPTASGETCMLSMRAPASGVMSPPLLRAPVSGIISTPLRRPSASEAVSTELMRAPASGKMSTTQTTAVASGGMSKPFIRAMASGTVPMPLMSAMASGEMSMPLMKNMASGATSTLQKRVVGSGSTSLPQMTYATSGGMPASPMRASASGATSASLMRASASGMMSMPLLRATASGGMSMPQMAATASRGVSMPLMRAPVLGATSTPQMATTASGMMSTLEIKAKDSGETSASHINVTASGSKFTPHVTATTPETMNQPPEEVPSFGMLTPALCYLLEEQEAARGSCSVEEEMEIDEEKQMKGFLNDSEKMAFLVSLHLGAAERWSILQMEVGNPLSNEDKSFLSRSQGLYDSLSEIDILSAVLCHPKQGQRSVRQYATDFLLLARHLSWSDAILRTRFLEGLSEAVATKMGRIFLKVAGSLKELIDRSLYTECQLAGEKDSPGCSSQVLPSACKRNNEDAMENELNSPKETEEHQHVAKRCYYLKEHGDPQEGLHDRLRQSAGHQKAPTNK; from the exons ATGGCAGATACGTCAATACCCTTACATTCACTGCGATTCAGCAATGTGCTGACGGAGGAAAGTGTCGACCCCCAAAACAGGGAGACGACCTGCTCTGGACCAACGGTAGAGAACAGAGCAGAGGTCCAAATTCTGCATTCTAGTGTTCAGCCTATGGTCTCAAGTTCAGCGTCAGACCCTGGAGGGATGTCCACACAGCTGATGACATCCCCAGCCTTTGACACCATGGCCGTACCTCTGATGGGAGCAGCAAACTCTGGAGCACTGTCCCCACCGCTAATGTCAGCCTCAGACTCTGGGACACTGTCCCCATTGTTAATGCCAGCTTCAGATTCAGAGGCATTGTCCCCATTGTTGATACCAACCTCAGACTCTGGGATGCTGTCCCCATTGCTAATGCCAGCCTCAGATTCTGGGACACTGTCCCCATTGCTGTCCACTTCAGAGTATGGATTAATGTCCCCGGGGCTGATGACAATTCCTGACTTTGGAACAATGTCCACAGCACTAATGGCAACACCAGATTCTGCAGAGACATCACCACTGGCAATGCCAGCTCCATCCTCTGAAGCGACGTCCGCACCATTGATGCTAGCCCCAGATCCTGGAGAGATCTCCCCACTCCTAATGCCAGATGTGAACCCTGGAGTGATGTCCCCACAGCCAATGCCAGCTCCAGGCTCTGAAGGAATGTCACCACTGCAAATTACAGACGAAGACACTGAAGCCATGTCTAAAGTGCTAATGACTGCCCTGGCCTCTGGAGAGATCTCTTCACTGCTCATGTCAGGCACGGACTCTGAAGCGATCTCCTCACTGATAATGTCAGCCCTAACTTCTGGAGCAACGTCCACCCAGCCAACGAGCACCCAAGACTCTGGGGAAATGTCCACCCAGCTAATGTCAGGCCCAGACTCTGGAGTAGTGTCTTCACCACTTACGACAGCTCCAGGCTCCGGAGCAATGTCCTCACTGTTCCTGTCAGTCCCTGATGCTGGAGAAATGCCCACATTGCCAAAGCCAGCCCCAGACGCTGAAGCGATGTCCCCACTGGTAATGATGGCCCTAACCTCTGGAGGGATGCCCACCCAGCTGATGCCAGCCCAAGGCTCTGGAGTGATGTCCTCACGGTTAACACAAAATCTAGACTCTCAAATTGTGTCTAGTCCACCAATGAGAGCAACAGCCTCCGGGGGGATGTCCACATCGCCAGTGAGAGCCTCAGACCCTGGAGCAAGGTCGACACCGAGAATGAGAGCCCCAGCCTCTGGAAATGTGTCCACGTTGCTAAAGACAGTCCCAGACTCTGCAGCACTGTCCACCCCACTGATGACGGTTGCAACCTCTGGAGCAAAGTGCACAGAGCAAATGTCAACCACAGCCTCTAGAGCGATGTCCACACAGTTAGCAACGGCTAGAACTTCTGGAGCCACATCCATGGGCTTTAAGAAAGTCCCAGCCAATGGGGCGATGTCCGCACTGCGAATGAGAGCCCCAGCTTCTGGAACAATGTCCACACTGCCAAGTACAGCCCCAGTCTCTGAAACAATGTCTACGCTACAGATGACAGCCTCAGCCTCTGGGTCAGTGTCCACAGCGCAAATGAgggcgcctgtctctggagcaaTGTCTGTGTCACAGAGGAGAGCCACAGCCTCGGGAGTGACAGCTGTACCACAAATGAGAGCCTCTGGAGCCCTGTCCACCCCACGGATGACAGCCAAAGCCTCTGGATCCATGTCCACACTGTTAATGAGAGACACAGCCTCGGCAGTGATGTCCGTGCCACAGATGAGAGCTATGGCCTCGGGAGCATTGTCCAAGCCACTAACAACATCCAAAGCCGCAGAAGCAATGCTCACGCAGCAAATGACAACTGCAGCTTCTGGAGAGATCTCCACAATGCTAATGAGAGACACCGCTTCTGGAGCCATGTCCATGCCACAGATGACAGACACTGCCTCTGCAGCGATGTCCACACCGCTAATGAGAGCCCCAGCCTCTGGCGACATGTCCACACCACAAATGACAGCCgcagcctctggaactgtgtCCACGCCTCTAATGAGAGCCCCAGGCCCTGGAGCCATGCCCATGACGCTAATGAGATCCACAGCCTCTGGAAAGATGCCCAGTCAGCCAATGAGCGCCCAAGACTTTGGGGGGATGTCCATGTCGCTCAGGAGATCCATGACCTCTGGAGGGATGTCCCTACTGCAGATGCAAGCCCCAGCCTCTGAACTGATATCCACACCAAAAATGAGAGCCCCAGCCTTTGGGGCAGTGTCCACACCACTGATGAGAGCCTCAGACCCTGGAGAGATGTCCACACTGCTCACAAGAGCTTCATCCTCTGGAGAGATGTCCCCAGCACTAACGAGACCCCCAGCTTCTGGAGAGATAGCCACGCCTCTGAGAGCCCCAGCTTATGGAGCAATGTCTACTCCGCAAAAGACAGCCACAGCCTCTGGAATGATGTCCAAGCCACAGATGAGGGCTCCAGTCTCTGGAGAGATATCTACATCGCTAATGAGATCCACAGCCTCTGGAGTGATGTCCATGCCTCAAATGACAGCTGCGGCCTCTGGAGGGGTGTCCATGCCACTGATGAGAGCCCCAGCCTCCAGGGCAACATCCACAACGCAAATGATGCCCACAGCTTCTGGAGAGACGTGCATGCTATCAATGCGAGCCCCTGCCTCGGGAGTGATGTCCCCGCCATTATTAAGGGCTCCAGTGTCTGGAATTATATCCACACCACTAAGGAGACCCTCAGCCTCTGAAGCTGTGTCCACAGAGTTAATGAGAGCTCCAGCCTCTGGAAAGATGTCCACCACACAAACAACAGCTGTGGCCTCTGGAGGGATGTCCAAGCCATTCATTAGAGCCATGGCCTCTGGAACAGTGCCCATGCCATTGATGTCAGCCATGGCTTCTGGAGAGATGTCTATGCCGCTGATGAAAAACATGGCCTCTGGGGCAACGTCCACACTGCAAAAAAGAGTTGTGGGTTCTGGATCTACTTCCTTGCCACAGATGACATACGCAACCTCCGGAGGGATGCCTGCATCACCGATGAGGGCCTCAGCTTCTGGAGCAACGTCCGCATCGCTTATGAGAGCCTCGGCTTCTGGAATGATGTCCATGCCACTTCTGAGAGCCACAGCCTCTGGGGGTATGTCCATGCCACAAATGGCGGCCACAGCCTCTAGAGGGGTATCCATGCCACTAATGAGGGCTCCAGTTCTGGGAGCCACGTCCACACCACAGATGGCAACCACAGCCTCTGGAATGATGTCCACTCTGGAAATCAAAGCCAAAGACTCTGGGGAAACATCTGCCTCTCACATCAACGTCACAGCCTCTGGATCAAAGTTCACACCACACGTGACTGCCACGACCCCTGAAACAATGAACCAACCACCAGAGGAAGTCCCATCTTTTGGCATGCTGACCCCAGCACTCTGTTACCTCTTAGAAGAACAGGAAGCAGCCCGGGGTTCATGCTCTGTGGAGGAGGAGATGGAGATTGATGAGGAGAAGCAAATGAAGGGATTTTTGAACGATTCAGAGAAAATGGCCTTTCTGGTGTCTCTTCATCTGGGGGCAGCAGAGAGGTGGTCCATCTTGCAGATGGAGGTAGGAAACCCCCTCTCCAATGAAGATAAATCTTTCCTGAGCAGATCCCAGGGCTTATATGACTCCCTATCTGAAATAGACATCCTCAGTGCCGTCCTTTGCCATCCCAAGCAGGGCCAGAGGTCAGTCAGGCAGTATGCCACTGATTTCCTCCTGCTGGCCCGACACTTGTCTTGGTCTGATGCCATTCTGCGGACCAGGTTTCTGGAAGGACTCTCGGAAGCTGTTGCCACTAAAATGGGCCGGATCTTCCTGAAGGTGGCCGGCAGCCTAAAGGAGCTAATAGACAGGTCTCTCTATACCGAGTGCCAGCTGGCTGGAGAGAAGGATTCCCCGGGCTGCTCAAGCCAGGTTCTGCCGTCAGCCTGTAAGCGGAATAATGAGGACGCAATGGAGAATGAACTGAACTCTCCAAAGGAGACCGAGGAG CACCAGCATGTTGCCAAACGCTGTTACTACCTGAAAGAGCATGGAGACCCTCAAGAGGGTCTGCACGACCGCCTTCGACAGAGCGCAGGCCATCAGAAGGCCCCCACTAACAAGTAA